One Methylobacterium sp. AMS5 genomic region harbors:
- a CDS encoding cysteine desulfurase, producing MNAPVRTTAHDSSYDVEAIRKEFPILSEKVYGKPLVYLDNAASTQKPRAVIDAMVSCMETGYANVHRGLHYMANAATEGFEGARETTRQFLNAASTDEIIFTRNATEAYNLVASSMGWAGLIGEGDEIILSIMEHHSNIVPWHFLRERRGAVIKWAPVDDDGNFLVEEYEKLFTPRTKMVAITHMSNVLGTVTPAEEIVRIAHAHGVPVLLDGAQSAVHRPVDVRALDCDFFVFTGHKVYGPTGIGVLYGKKEWLDRLPPYQGGGEMIRTVSQDAITYNDPPHRFEAGTPAIIEAVGLGAALEFMMKLGRDKIAAHEAMLTAYAQERLGAMNSIRQIGNSRDKGGVIAFEVKGAHAHDIATVIDHQGVAVRAGTHCAMPLLTRFGVTSTCRASFGLYNTTQEIDVLAAALAKAEMLFA from the coding sequence ATGAACGCACCCGTCCGTACCACTGCCCACGACTCGTCCTACGACGTCGAAGCGATCCGGAAGGAATTCCCGATCCTGTCGGAAAAGGTCTACGGCAAACCGCTGGTCTATCTCGACAACGCCGCCTCGACGCAGAAGCCGCGGGCCGTGATCGACGCGATGGTCTCCTGCATGGAGACCGGCTACGCCAACGTGCACCGTGGCCTGCACTACATGGCCAATGCCGCGACCGAGGGGTTCGAGGGCGCGCGCGAGACCACGCGCCAGTTCCTCAACGCGGCCTCGACCGACGAGATCATCTTCACCCGCAACGCGACCGAGGCCTACAACCTCGTGGCCTCCTCCATGGGCTGGGCCGGGCTGATTGGGGAGGGGGACGAGATCATCCTCTCGATCATGGAGCACCACTCCAACATCGTGCCCTGGCATTTCCTGCGCGAGCGGCGCGGCGCCGTCATCAAGTGGGCGCCGGTCGATGACGACGGCAACTTCCTGGTCGAGGAATACGAGAAGCTCTTCACGCCGCGCACCAAGATGGTGGCGATCACCCACATGTCGAACGTGCTCGGCACGGTGACGCCGGCCGAAGAGATCGTGCGCATCGCCCACGCCCACGGCGTGCCGGTGCTGCTCGACGGGGCGCAGAGCGCGGTGCACCGCCCGGTCGATGTGCGGGCGCTCGATTGCGACTTCTTCGTCTTCACCGGCCACAAGGTCTACGGGCCGACCGGCATCGGCGTGCTCTACGGCAAGAAGGAGTGGCTCGACCGGCTCCCGCCCTACCAGGGCGGCGGCGAGATGATCCGCACGGTGAGCCAGGACGCGATCACCTACAACGATCCGCCCCACCGCTTCGAGGCGGGCACGCCGGCGATCATCGAGGCGGTCGGACTCGGCGCGGCGCTGGAATTCATGATGAAGCTCGGCCGCGACAAGATCGCCGCGCACGAGGCGATGCTGACCGCCTACGCCCAGGAGCGGCTCGGCGCGATGAATTCGATCCGCCAGATCGGCAATTCCCGCGACAAGGGCGGCGTCATCGCCTTCGAGGTGAAGGGCGCGCACGCCCACGACATCGCCACCGTGATCGACCACCAGGGCGTGGCGGTGCGGGCCGGCACCCACTGCGCGATGCCGCTGCTGACGCGCTTCGGGGTCACCTCGACCTGTCGCGCCTCGTTCGGTCTGTATAATACGACGCAGGAAATCGATGTCCTGGCCGCGGCTCTGGCCAAGGCCGAGATGCTGTTCGCCTGA
- a CDS encoding SUF system Fe-S cluster assembly protein, whose product MSTDATITGGTNTPALAAASAIPAEEIDRLTDDIVVALKSVYDPEIPADIYELGLIYRVQIEDDRRVLIDMTLTAPGCPVAGEMPGWVENAVSAVQGVQSCSVTMVFDPPWDQSRMSDEARVALDMW is encoded by the coding sequence ATGAGCACCGACGCCACCATCACCGGCGGCACCAACACCCCCGCCCTCGCGGCCGCCTCCGCGATCCCGGCCGAGGAAATCGATCGCCTGACCGACGACATCGTCGTGGCGCTCAAGAGCGTCTACGACCCGGAGATCCCCGCCGATATCTACGAGCTCGGCCTGATCTACCGGGTGCAGATCGAGGACGACCGGCGCGTGCTGATCGACATGACGCTGACCGCCCCCGGCTGCCCGGTGGCCGGCGAGATGCCGGGCTGGGTCGAGAACGCGGTCTCGGCGGTTCAGGGCGTGCAATCCTGCTCCGTCACGATGGTGTTCGACCCGCCGTGGGACCAGAGCCGGATGTCCGACGAGGCCCGCGTCGCGCTGGACATGTGGTAG
- a CDS encoding iron-sulfur cluster assembly accessory protein produces MSSFKVITLTDRAADRLKAIMADAETPIAGLRVGVKNGGCAGMSYTMEYAEDRKAGEDVIEDRGVTVFIDPKAVLFLLGTEMDFQTTKLSSQFVFNNPNQTSACGCGESVAITPVNPERLAAGAPA; encoded by the coding sequence ATGTCCAGTTTCAAGGTGATCACGCTGACCGACCGCGCAGCGGACCGGCTCAAGGCGATCATGGCCGATGCGGAGACGCCGATCGCCGGCTTGCGCGTCGGCGTGAAAAACGGCGGCTGCGCCGGCATGTCCTATACGATGGAATATGCCGAGGACCGGAAAGCCGGCGAGGATGTGATCGAGGACCGGGGCGTGACCGTGTTCATCGATCCCAAGGCGGTGCTGTTCCTGCTCGGCACCGAGATGGATTTCCAGACGACCAAGCTGTCGTCCCAGTTCGTGTTCAACAACCCGAACCAGACTTCGGCCTGCGGCTGCGGCGAATCCGTGGCGATTACGCCGGTCAATCCCGAGCGGCTCGCGGCCGGCGCGCCCGCCTGA
- a CDS encoding GGDEF domain-containing protein, whose product MSPDPDRDLSFVLAQRSFELMRDYCACATPRAYAVWYLYVSGTQPLMNDAVKRLTTQNGTLTSADIEGLHDTYIDGRRMAVEVDRMNSSLIAEVEGIMEMIEVSIRSTAQYGESLQALSHDISNTATSRARLREVVTTIIANTRDVTANNRTLEARMRESRSEIEALRETLEAARLESLTDALTGLGNRKNFEESLRKTVDVPSASARQGKPTSLIVIDIDSFKRFNDLYGHLTGDQVLRLVAIVMREHIGQKSATLARFGGEEFGIVLPETDRVEARAIAERVRTGVTGRELVKRSTGESLGKVTVSLGVATQREDDNAVSLLERADACLFAAKRAGRNRTLDETEVENLRDVA is encoded by the coding sequence ATGAGCCCCGATCCCGATCGTGATCTCAGTTTCGTGCTCGCGCAGCGCAGCTTCGAGTTGATGCGCGACTACTGTGCCTGCGCGACGCCGCGGGCCTACGCCGTGTGGTATCTCTACGTCTCCGGCACGCAGCCGCTGATGAACGATGCGGTCAAACGGCTCACGACGCAGAACGGGACGCTGACCAGCGCCGACATCGAGGGGCTCCACGACACCTACATCGACGGCCGCCGCATGGCCGTGGAAGTGGACCGGATGAATTCGAGCCTCATCGCCGAGGTCGAGGGCATCATGGAGATGATCGAGGTCTCGATCCGCTCAACCGCCCAGTACGGCGAGTCGCTTCAAGCCCTGTCGCACGACATCTCCAACACGGCCACGAGCCGGGCGCGTCTGCGCGAGGTCGTGACGACGATCATCGCCAACACCCGCGACGTGACCGCCAACAACCGCACACTCGAAGCGCGGATGCGCGAGAGCCGCAGCGAGATCGAGGCCTTGCGCGAGACGCTGGAGGCCGCCCGCCTGGAGAGCCTGACCGACGCCCTGACGGGGTTGGGCAACCGCAAGAATTTCGAGGAGTCCCTCCGCAAAACCGTCGATGTCCCGTCCGCCTCGGCGCGGCAGGGCAAGCCGACGAGCCTGATCGTGATCGACATCGATTCGTTCAAGCGCTTCAACGACCTCTACGGCCACCTGACCGGGGATCAGGTGCTCCGCCTCGTCGCCATCGTGATGCGCGAGCATATCGGCCAGAAAAGCGCGACCCTCGCCCGGTTCGGCGGCGAGGAGTTCGGCATCGTCCTACCGGAAACGGACCGGGTCGAGGCGCGGGCCATCGCCGAGCGGGTGCGCACCGGCGTCACGGGCCGCGAACTGGTAAAGCGCTCCACCGGCGAATCACTCGGCAAGGTCACGGTCTCGCTCGGCGTCGCGACCCAGCGCGAGGACGACAATGCGGTGTCCCTGCTGGAACGGGCCGATGCCTGCCTGTTCGCCGCCAAGCGCGCCGGCCGCAACCGCACCCTCGACGAGACCGAAGTCGAGAACCTGCGCGACGTCGCCTGA